GGGCCACGACATCATGCGCGAAGCGCCCACCCTGTCGGCCGTGTCCTTTGCGGCGGCGGCGTTTACGGCCAGATGAGCGCACCGCTGGTTCTCGACCACCTGCTCATCGAGGCCTCCTCGCGCAGCCGGGCGGAGGTCGGCTACACCATCCGGGCCGGGCACAAGCGCCGCTGGCTCGACCACGATCTGCCGGCGGCCGTGTTTGAAAAGATGCTGCGCGAGATCGTGGCGGTCACGGAAATCCGTTTCCACGGCTGGGGCGACTCCCTGGCCAACCCCGACATTCTGACCATGCTGACCCTGGCCAAGCACCGGGGGGCGCGCACGGTGCTGGTCACCGACGGCAGCCGCCTGGACGACGAACAGGCAACCGCGCTGGTGCGCGACGACATTGACGCCGTGGTCTTCCCCCTGGCCGGGCTGACCGAAGACACCAATTTTCGCCGGCGCGGCACCAGCCTCTATGCCGTCCTGGCCGCCATCGACCGGCTGGCCACGGTCAAGGCCGTGCACCAGTCGTCGCTGCCGGAAATCCGGGTGCGCTACACCCTGACCAGCTCGGGCCTGGACACCGAACTTGCCGCCCTGCCCCGTTTCCTGGCCGACATCGGGGCCACGGCAGCCTCCATCCGGCCCCTGTCCTACGCCACCGGCCCGGAGACGGAATACGACACCCTGGTTCCCACCGATCAGGACGCCTTCGACGCCGTAGCCGCCCGACTGCGCGCCACGGCCAAGGCCGCCAACGAACTGGGCATCCGCCTGGACAGTCGGCTGGTTCACGGCGGCCAGACCCGCTTTCGCTGCCCGGACAAGCCGTCCGCCTCGCTTTTCATCGCTGCCGACGGCGCAGTCAGCCCGTGCGCCCTGCGCAACGTGCCCATCGCCGACCCGGCCGGCTACCGCTTCCACGGCCACACCGTCCCCTTCCCCCGGGACGTGCGCGGCAATCTCCACAACACCCCCCTGGCCGCCATCTGGAACGATCCCGACTACCGCGAATTCCGCTACTGCCACGACACCGACACCCCGCCGGGCGGCTGCGCCGGCTGCTGGCGCTCGTTTTGGGTGGACGTGGAGTAGCTTTTTCGAGAAGTGGCGCAGCCGACGCCTTCAGGCGGGCGGGCTTGCCATGTCGCCCGCACCGCCGGCTTCGCCGTGCCACTGTCCGGGACCGGCACGCAGACAACGGGTGTGGTGCGCTGTGATCAGCCCCAGGCTATCGACTTGTCCGCGCGGCGCGCGAGAAAGTTGGAGAGTGTGCCGGTGGGGGTCATGGATGAGGTGTTGGCGCGGTTGGCCACGCTTATGGGGTGAGGGGGCACGTACCCGGCGACAAGGAGAGGGAGATCTACTTGAAAATCAGCTAGTTACTGGGAGTTCTGAAACTTCTTCGACTCTGGCACGCCGCTCGACGGCTACGCCGACTGCTGGTAGCCGTTCTGTGCATGATCTAGAAATTCTTTCTATTCACTAACTCCAAGTTCTTTTTTTGTATATTTCTCTCTATCTCTAGACCTATTGTGCAAAGAAATTGTTTCAGAATAATGCAGCGCAACATCCTTTCGAGGATATTTACCTATCTCTACCAACCTCTCTTTTACAAATCTCTCGTCATGAACGTTCCTATCAACAATCCTATCTGTTTGCCAAAAATAAAGGTACTCATAGGCGAAACCCTCTGGTGCCTGAATTATTCTTCGTCTTATATCATCAATGCCAATAACCGGTTGGCCTAAAATATTATCGACATATCCAGATACTGTACGCCAACTTTTGACTTCATTCAGTAAATTTCCTGCCAGTTCATTTTCAACCAAGAGGCGCGACCCTTTATGCTTACTCTCCAATGCAACAGCCCGAACAAGTTCTGTCCCTTTCGGTAAATGTTTTTGAAAAGTTTCAATTGTAAATCGTGGATCAAAATCTATCTTACCACTTACCATTGCACCTCGAAGCAATAATTTTTTAGTATGAATTAATTTTAAATACACAAGCTGAAGCTCTTTAAGTGCACTACTTGCGTCATCACCATACATCACCATGCTATCACTAAACATACATACTTTTACATCTTGATGTTCATCCATGTAACTTGATAATGAATTAAATACAGTATTATAAAATCCGTCAAGAGCTTCATACCCTAGCTTAGGATCAACACTATAGAGCGATGTAACACCAACGAGATCACCATAATATGTGAATGGTACCATCTTGCCCCCAATTTATCTTTTATCTATTTTTATATATAAGCACATCTCCCTGTCAAGCTATTTTGCGAACCCTTCGCCAGCCAGTTCCCACGACTCTCGTGCCACACCTAATTTTAAGCGATAAGTATAATCCATCCTCCCTTGACACCCCCCGACGAAATCACTACACCCACATATCAGGATATCTTGATATGCTCATTAACGACGACGCCACCCCACTCCCCTGGTTCAAGGCCCTGGCCGACGAGACGCGCTTGCGCCTGGTGCGCGTGCTGTCGCGCCATGAGCTGTCGGTCGGGGAAATCACCAGCGTGCTGGACATGGGCCAGTCGCGCGTGTCGCGCCATCTTTCCATACTGGTCGGCTGCGGGCTGCTGGTCAGCCGGCGCGAAGGGGCCTGGACCTTTTACAGCGCCACCACTGTTGGGCGCGAGGCGTCATTCCTCGGCTGCCTCGCCCCATTTCTGGAGACGGCCGGGCCGGACAGCGACCTGACCGCCGTGGACGCCGTCTTGCGCGAACGCCGGTTGGAAACGCGCCGCTTTTTCAACGACATCGCCTCGGATTGGGCCACCCTTCGCCGCGAGGTCCTGGGGGATGTCGATCCCGCCGCCCTGGTGCGCGAGGTCATGCCGGCCGGCGTTGGGGCTGCGGCCGACCTCGGCTGCGGACCGGGCGACCTGCTGCCGGTTTTGGCCGAGCGGGCCGGGGCCGTCATAGGCGTCGACAGCTCACCCTCCATGCTGGCCCTGGCCGAACGCCGAAGCCTGGGGTTGCCGGTCAGCGTGCGCATGGGCGAACTCGAACACCTGCCCATGGCCGATGGCGAGGCCGATTTTGCCGTCATCTGCCTGACGCTGCACCATCTGCCCGATCCGGCCACGGCGCTCACCGAAGCCCGCCGGGTGCTGGCCCCGACCGGACGGCTGGTGGTCATTGATTTCACTCCCCACGAGGACGAAGCCATGCGCCGGCGCTTCGGCGACCGCTGGCTCGGCTTTTCCCGGGAGAAACTGGTTGAATGGCTGGACCGGGCCGGGTTTACCCTGGACTCGTGGTCCACGCATCCCGTCAACAAGGGGCTTGTCGCCGCCAGAGCCGTGGCCGCGCCCCGTCAACATCCTCTGAAAGGAGATCCCCATGAGCGTTAAAGCCCTTGATCTGACCCTGCCCTATCTGGTGGCCGACATGGCCCAGGCCGATTGGGGCCGCAAGGAAATGCAGCTGTCGGAAAACGAAATGCCGGGCCTTATGTCCGTCATCAAGAAGTACGGTGCTTCCAAACCCCTGGCTGGCCTGCGCGTCACCGGGTCGCTGCACATGACCATCCAGACCGCCATGCTGATCAAGTGCCTGCACGCCCTGGGCGCGGATCTGCGCTGGGCCTCCTGCAACATCTATTCGACCCAGGACCACGCCGCCGCCGCCATTGCCGCCGACGGCTTGGCCGCCGTCTATGCCTGGAAGGGCGAGACGCTCGAAGACTACTGGTGGTGCACCGAGATGGCGCTGACCTGGCCTGACGGCTCCGGCCCGGACCTGATTGTTGACGACGGCGGCGATGCCACGCTCTTCATCCACCACGGCGTCAAATGCGCCAAGGATGCCAAAGTCTTGAATGCCCCGGCCGACAACAAGGAAATGGGCATCATCATGGACCGCATCAAAGCGGTCGTGGCCGCCGATGCCGGCCGTTTTGACCGCATGGCCAAAAAGATCCGCGGCGTGTCCGAAGAGACCACCACCGGCGTCCATCGCCTCTATCAGATGATGCAGGCCGGCGAGCTGCTTTTCCCGGCCATTAACGTCAACGACTCGGTCACCAAGTCCAAGTTCGACAACCTTTACGGCTGCCGCGAGTCCCTGGCCGACGGCATCAAGCGGGCCACCGACGTCATGGTTGCCGGCAAGGTCGTGGTCGTGGCCGGGTACGGCGACGTGGGCAAGGGCTGCGCCCATTCCATGAAGGGCTTTGGCGCGCGCGTCCTGGTCACCGAGATCGACCCTATCTGCGCCCTCCAGGCGGCCATGGAAGGCTACGAAGTCACCACCATGGACGACGCCTGCTCCCAGGGCGACATCTTCGTCACCTGCACCGGCTGCTGCGACGTCATCACCGGCGCGCACATGGAAAAGATGCGCGAAGGGGCCATTGTCTGCAACATCGGCCATTTCGACTCTGAAATCGCCGTGGCCTACCTGGAAAACACCCCGACCTGCAAAAAGGACCAGATCAAGCCCCTGGTCGACAAATGGACCATGGCTTCGGGCAACTCCATCCTCATGCTGGCCGAAGGCCGGCTGGTGAACCTCGGCTGCGCCACCGGCCACCCGAGCTTTGTCATGTCCAACTCGTTCACCAACCAGGCCCTGGCCCAGATCGAGCTGGCCACCAAAAAGTACGCCGTCGGCGTCTACACCCTGCCCAAGCTGCTGGACGAGGAAGTGGCCCGCCTGCACCTGGAACGCCTCGGCGCCCGGCTTGAGACCCTGACCCCGGCCCAGGCCGCCTACCTGCATATGGACGCGGCCGGCCCCTACAAGCCGGACCATTACCGCTACTAAGCAACGTTCACCCTCCCAATCCCGGCCGGGGACGTCGTGGCTCTGTTGCCATGGCGTCCCCGGTTTGTTTATCCGCTCAATAAAGTCTTTTTTTAATGGAATGAGGGTTCTTGCAGCCTTCCCGGTTTCATATTAAACATCGCTACGATGTTGCCCCTGGATTTCCGTACAGCGATAATACTGTACTTCTTTACCAACCTCTGTATCGCCGCCATGCTGGTCGTGGCCTTTTCCAATGGCCAGGCCCGGGGCACCCGGCTATGGATCGCCGGGATGGTGATCCAGCTGGCCTCGGCCCCGCTGTTTGTGTTGCGCGGGGTCATTGCCGACAGCCTGTCCATTATCCTGGGCAACCTGCTTTTCACCCTGGCCTGGAGCTGCTACCTGGCCTCCCTGGACCGATTTTTCGGCAACCGCCGCCAGCCCTGGCTCTACGCCGCTCCGCTGGTCCTGGCCGCAGCCATCTTCGGCGTCTTCCTGCACGACGCCCGCACCCGCACGGTGCTCGCCAACGGCCTCTACGCCGCGCAATGCCTGGCCCTGGCCGCCGTGATCCTGGCCCAATGGGGACGGTTTCGCCGGCGGTTCATCACGACCTTCGCCCTGGGCTACGCGCTGGCCACCGGGGCCTGCCTGCTGCGGGCGCTGGCCATCCTCCAGAACACCGATCCGACGCCCGACCCCTTTGGCCCGGGGCCGGCCCAGACCGCCTCCCTGCTCCTGTCCGTGCCAAGCCTCGTGGCCTGCACCCTGGGTTTCGTGCTGCTCCACCGGGAACGCATGGAAGTTGAAATCCGTCGGCTGGCCGAGATTGACCACCTGACCGGGCTGACCAACCGGCGCGGCTTCGAGGCCGGCTTTGCCAAGGCCCTGGCCCAGGCGGCAGGAAGCCACTCCTGGACCAGTCTGGCCCTTATTGACCTCGACCGCTTCAAGGCCATCAACGACCGCCTGGGCCATGCCGCCGGCGACGTGGTGCTGGTGGAACTGGGGCGTATCCTGACCCGGGAGATGGGGCCGGACGACCTGCTGGCCCGCATCGGGGGCGACGAATTCTGCGTGGTCATGCCGCGCACCCCGCCGGAACAGGCCGCCGCCCTGGCCGAACGCCTGCGCCGGGCCGTGGCCGGCCACGACTGGCCGGCTTACGGACTGCCCCAGCCGCTGACCGCCACCATCGGCCTGTCCAGCCGCCGGGGCAGCCGGCAGGACAGCGGCGCGGACTTCCTGCGCCTGGCCGACATGGCCCTGCTGGCGGCCAAGGACGAAGCCAGAAACACCATACGCCAGGCGGACGCCCCGGCGACCTGCCCCGCCCAGGCCCAGGCTCAGGCCTGAATCGGCCCAAGCGGCACGAAAAAAGTAAAAAACGTGTGCTTTCGCAAGGTTGCTACACTGGCGACAAGTTTGTATGGCTCACATACGGATTTGTCTGCCCGCTGCGGCAGTGCTTTCGGGAAACACTGTAAATACAGGAGACCAGCCCCTGGCCTGGATATTGTAATGTCCGGGCAAGAAGCCCTCCAAGGACGTGCCGTGAACCAAGCCCCCGAAGACATCGCCTACCGCGCCATCGGCATCCTGCATTCTCCGCACACGGACATTGCCGGCATGCCCATCCAGCCCGTGGGAGCCCTCGGCATCCTCGGCCATGTGGACGTCCACGCCGATTTCGCCGCCGGTCTCCATGACCTGCAAGGCTTTTCCCATGTGTTCCTCCTGTACCACCTGCATCGGGTGAAAGGCTTTGACCTCATGGTGAAACCCTTCCTGGACAACGACCGCCACGGCATCTTCGCCACCCGCTCCCCGTCCCGGCCCAACCCCATCGGGTTGTCCGTGCTGGAGCTGGCCGGCGTCTGCGGCAACACCGTGCATGTGCGCAATGTCGACATCCTCGACGGCACCCCGGTCCTGGACATCAAACCCTATGTGCCGCGCTTTGATGTCTGGCAGGCCGAGCGCACCGGCTGGTTTGCCCACAAGGCTCAAAACGCCGACACCCTGCGCTCCGACGACCGGTTCCGGTAATGCCGTGCCCGCAACAACCACGGGTTGCCACTAGCCCTTCCCCTTTGTAGTGGTCTGGAGGGCGACCCTCCCCCGGCCGCCGGAGCAGGCGGTGGTCCCCGTCAAGGCTGTCACGGTCCACGGCCGACCGCATTGCCGGCCAGCACCCAAAACCCCTTGAAAACTTCTCCCTGTGCAGGGGTCCGGGGGGCTACCCTCCCCCCGGCCGCCGGAGGCAACAAACACCATGCAGCTTGTCACCGTGGCCGGCCCGCCGTCGTCGGGCAAGACCTCAGTCCTTCTCCGCCTGGCCGCCGTGCTGGGGTGTCGGAAGTCGACCCTTGGCGTGGTCAAGTTCGACTGTCTGACCAGCCACGACAAGGACGCCTTTGACCGGGCCGGCATCCCCTGTGTGGTGGGACTTTCCGGCGCGCTTTGCCCGGACCACTTCTTCGTATGCAACGCCGCCGACGCCCATGCCTGGGGAATTGCCCAGGGCATCGGCGTCCTGGCCATCGAGAGCGCCGGGCTGTGCAACCGCTGCGCCCCGCACATCGAGGGGGCGCTGGCCGTGTGCGTGGTGGACAACCTGTCCGGCATCGACACCCCGGCCAAGATCGGTCCCATGCTGCGTCTGGCCGATGTGGTGGTCATCACCAAGGGCGATGTGGTGTCCCAGGCCGAACGCGAGGTGTTCGCCTTCCGGGTGCGCCGGGCCAACCCCCGGGCCACGGTGCTCTTTGTCAGCGGCTTAACCGGCCAGGGAGCCGAAGCCCTGGCCCATGTGGTGGCCGCCGCGCCCCAGACCCCGGGCATCGACGGGGCCAATCTGCGTTTTACCATGCCGGCGGCGGTGTGTTCCTACTGCCTGGGCCAACGCAAGATCGGCACGGACCATCAGATGGGCAACGTGCGCAAAATGGATTTCGGCCGGGAGCAGCCATGACCGACGCCACCGCCCACCCCACCTTTGCCGCCATCTGGCGACAGTCGCCCCCGGCCCGGGATTTCTTCGCCGTCCAGGGGCTGCCGGCCCCCCGGCCCGACCAGACCCCGGCCGCCTATTTCGCCGCCCTGCCCCCCGAAGCCCTGACCGAAGCGGCCGGCTCGGCCAGTGCTCTGTCGGCCCGCTTCGAGGCCTTCCTGACCGCGCTTTCACGCCTTACCAACGACGCCCCGACGGTTGCTTCGCTCACCGTGCACGGCGGCCGGGGCAAGGACGGGCGGCCCGAAACCCTGGACCTGACCCTGGTACCGGGCGACGTGGTGGCCCTGGCCGGTCCCACCGGCTCGGGCAAAAGCCGCTTTCTGGCCGATGTCGAATGGCTGGCCGACGCCGACACCCCGACCGGGCGGCGGGTCTTGATCAACGGCCAGCCGGCCGACGCCTCCCGCCGGCTGGCCGCTTCGGGCCGGCTCATTGCCCAGCTGTCGCAAAACATGCACTTCGTCATGGACCTGACCGTTGGGGAATTTCTCATCGCCCATGCCGAGAGCCGGCTTCTGGCCGACGCCCCGGCGGCGGCAGCCGAGGTGACCACGCTTGCCAACGAGCTGGCCGGAGAACCGTTTTCCCCGACCACGCCGCTGACCTCCCTTTCCGGCGGCCAGAGCCGGGCGCTCATGATCGCCGACGTGGCCAGGCTGTGCGCCTCGCCCATTGTGCTGGTGGATGAGATTGAAAACGCCGGCATCGACCGGCGAAAGGCCATTTCGCTTTTAACCGGCCACGGCAAGATCGTGCTCATGGCCACCCACGATCCCCTGCTGGCCCTGACCGCCGGCAGGCGACTTGTCTTTGCCGCCGGAGCCGTGGCCGCGGTTATCGAAACAAGCCCAGAGGAAAAAGCGTCCCTGGCCGCCCTGGCTGCGGCCGACGCCCGCCTGAGCGCCCTGCGCGACGATCTGCGCCTGGGCCGCCACCTGCAATTTCCCCGGGAGCCGTGAAACCATGCCCGATACGTTGTCTCTTGATCTGCCGGTCAGCCGGTTTCTGGCCGACCATCCCGCAGCCCGGACCGTCCTGGCCGAACTGGGGGTGGGGGCCTCCTCCGACGCCGAATTTCTGGCTTCAGCCGCGCCGTTTCTGTCCATGGGCAGCCTGTTGACCATAAACGGCCTGTCCGCCGCCCTGTTTCTGGCGGCCGTGGACGCCGCCGGCCACGCCGCTAAAGGCCCGGGCGGCATGACGCCGCTTTTTTGCGACGGCTGGACACCGGGCGGAGCCGGGCTGCGGCTTTTTGCAAGCCTGCCCTGTCCGCTCAAGGCCCCCATGGGCCTTGCCCTGGAAAACCTGCGCGACAGCCTGCCCCCGGGCGCGCCCTGGCCGCGCCTGTTCATGGACAGCTGCGGCAAACATACGCTCAACGACCTGGCCGCCGGCCTGACCCGGCCCGAAGAAGTGCCGGACATGGTCGTCTCGGCCGGCTTGAATGGCTTTCTCTCCAGGGCTTTTCGCGACCGCTTTGCCGGCGGCGGCCTTTTGGCCGAACTGCCCCAGGCCATCCACCCGGCCCTGGCCTCGGCCGGGCTGGCCGATCCGCGCCGGGTCTGCCGCATCTATGCCATAAACCCGCTCGTGCTGGTGGCCGTGCCCTCGCGTCTGGACGGTCTGCCTGTGCCGCGCTCCTTTGATGCGCTGTTAGACCCGGTCTATGCCGGCAAGATCGGCCTGTGCGGCCCGCCGGAGACGGCCGGCGACTCCACGCTGCTCCTTGACATCCGCCTGCGCCATGGCCTCGATGCCGTGGCCGACCTGGGCCGGGCCATGCTGTGCGACACCCACCCGGCCCAGATTTTCCGGCCGGCCCCAGGCGTCAAGGCCCCGCCCATTGGCGTCATGCCGGCCTTTTTCGCCAATGCCGCGCCGCGCCAGGGCGATGTGGAAATCATCTGGCCGGACGGCGGCGCGCTGGCCTCGCCGCTCTTTGTGATGGTCAAGGAAAAGGCCCAAGACGCCCTGGCCCCGTTGCTCGATTTCTTTCTCGGGCAGGAGACAGCGGCCATCGCCGCCGGCGCGGCCCTGCCGCCAACCCTGCCCAGGGCCGACGTCAGCCTGCCGCCCGGGGCTTCGGTGCGCTTTCTCGGCTGGGACGTGCTGGAGAGCCAGGACCTCGGACCGCTTATCGCCGAGTCCGGGGCGGCCTTTGCCACGGCCTATTACGGCAGAAACGGCTAGGACACGGGGGAAAGAGATGCCTCCGGCGGCCAAAGGGACTGAGTCCCTTTGGAATCCCCTCCTGGGGTACGTTCGATTTGACAGTGCGCGTTGCCGAGTCGGTGAGCGGCAGTTGCACACGAAAAGATGAGAGGGGCCGTGCCCGTTGGCACTGGACGGGAAACACCGTTGCTCCGGCGGCCGGGGGGATGATCCCCCCGGACCCCTCGACGGGAGATGTTTTTGAGAGTGCGCTTTCACCCCTGGGGCTGCGGCAATACCAGGGCGGCCAGCCGTCGTCGGTCGGCGGCCAGACGGGCCAAGGCGGCCGGTTCGTAGAGGGTCAGCGCCCCGGCCGGGCAGACGGCCAGACAGGCCGGGCCAACCGGATTGGGCGAATCGGACGGGCGGCCCCGGCACAGGTCGCACTTGCCGGCCACCAGCCGGGCCGGGCCAACGGTGGCCGGCAGCATGTTCATGGTCCCCACCGGACACACAGCCAGACAGGCCTTGCAACCGGTGCAGGCCGCTTCGACGATGGTAACGGACCGACCGTCGGAGGTGATGCAGCCGGCCGGGCAGACCCGGGCACAGGGAGCATCCTCGCACTGGCGGCACTGCACCGGCACGACCAACCCGCCCTCGCGCACAATCGTCAGACGCGGAGCAAAGCCCGCGCCCTGTTCCATGGCCCGGCCCGGGTCGCAGCCAGCCGGCAAATGGGCCAGGGAGCAGGCGATTTCGCAGGCCCGGCAACCGATGCAGCAGTCGGGGTCGGCCAGGACAAAGGCGTGCATCAGTCCTGCCCCTCCTCTCCCCTTCCCTGGCCGGCCCCGCCGTAGACGGTGTGGAGCAGCTCGTGGGAGCGGTGCGAGAGCGGTTTTTCCAAAAATGCGGCGTAGAGTTGAACCACCGCCGGGTTTTCGTGGCTCATCCGCACCGGCAATTCCCGGTCGTGGCAGGACAGGGCCTCGCGCCGGGCGGCCACGGCCGCAGCCACATCCACCCCGGGCAAGAGCTTGGGCGTGCCGCCGCCGGCCACGCAGCCGCCCGGACAGCACATCACTTCCATGAACTGGAAATCGGCCCGCCCTTCGGCCACGGCAGCCAGCAGCGGCGCGGCATTGGCCAGTCCATTGACGACCACGGCGGCCAAGGCCCGGCCGCCCAAGGTGAACTCGGCCCGGGACAGGCCCGGCCCGGCCGGTTCAAAGACAATGCCGGACTGGGGCGCGCAAGCCGCCCCGCCATCAACCACGGCCACGGCCGTGCGCAGGGCCGCTTCCATCACCCCGCCCGAACCACCGAAAATGACCCCGGCCCCGGAATAGCGGCCAAGCGGCGCGTCGAACGGCTCGTCAGGAAGGCCCGGCAGGTCGATGCCGGCTTCCTTGAGCCAGACCGCCAGCTCGGCCACGGTCAGGACCACGTCCACATCGGCCAGACCGGCCTCCCGGGAGCGCAGTTCCGGTCGGGCCGCCTCGTACTTCTTGGCCGTACACGGCATGACCGACAGGCTGGCCACCCGGGCGGGGTCGATCCCGTCCAGGGCGGCGGCGTAGCTTTTAAAGAGCGCCCCGGCCATCTGCTGCGGCGATTTGCACGAGGACAGGTGCGGGATAAGCTTAGGCCAGGCCGTTTCCACATGGCGCACCCAGGCCGGGCAGCAGGAGGTGAAAAGGGGGAGGGCCGCTCCGGAGTCCAGGCGCGAGAGCAATTCGGCGCTTTCCTCCATGATGGTGACGTCGGCGGCAAACGTGGTGTCGTAGACTGCGGCAAAGCCCAGGCGGCGCAGGGCGGCGGCCAGCTTGCCCGGGGTCAGCGTCCCGGGCGGCAGGCCGAATTCCTCGGCCAGGGTGACGCGCACGGCCGGGGCGCACTGGACCATGGCCACCTTGGAGGCATCGGCTGCAAGGGCCTGGGCAGCGGCCAGATCGCACCGGCTGTAGGCGGCAAAGACCGGGCCGGCCGTTTCGGGCCGGCCGCGCTCCCGGCAGATGGCCGCGACGTCGTGGGGCGGCTCGTCAAAAGGCGCGGCAAAGGCGGCGCACAGCTGGACGCACTGGCCGCACAGGACGCAGCGGGCCGCGTCGATGGTTTTGGCCTGTCCGTCCGGGCCGGAAACGGCCCCGACCGGACAGACGGCGGCGCACCGGCCGCAGCCCGTGCACAGGGTCGGATCAATGGCGATGATGGGACCCGCGGTCATGACGCCGCCCCCCGGTCGTCCCGGCTTGGCGCACCGGCCAGGGCCAGGGCGGCGGCCCGGAGACGGTCCTGGCGCAGACGGGCCGGCTCGACGCACTCCAAGGCCCCGGTCGGACAGGCGGCCACGCAGGCCGGACCAGCCGGGCGCTCCCGGCACAGATCGCACTTGCTGGCCAGCAGGGCCGGCGTCTCCAGGTAGCCTTCAGGCGCACCCGCATCCACGATGCGGTGCATGACCGGCCGGCCGTTTTCCACCACCTCGGCCAGGGCCATGGCCCCGACCGGACAGGCAGCCAGGCAGGTCTTGCAGCCAATACAGCGCCCGGTCACAACCACCACCCCGGAGGCGTCGCAGTGGATGGCGGCGGTCGGACACACGGCCGCGCACGGGGCGGCCTCGCAGTGGCGGCAGGCCACCGGCAGGCACAACGCCCCCTCCCGCACCAGATACAGGCGCGGCACGACCGGCCCGCCAAGGCTGCCCACCGTGGCCCCGGCCGGCACATGGGCCGCGCCGCAGGCCAGTTCGCAGGCCCGGCAGCCGATGCAGGCCTCGGCCCGGGCCACAATAAATGGTCGAAGCGATTGGTTCATCGCGTTTCCTTCCTGGGTTGCACGGTACTGATGGCCGCAGCGCAGGCCTTAAAGGACGGCGTGCCGGCCACCGGATCAGCCACGGCCGTGGTCAGGGCATTGGCCGGGGACTCGGTGAAATGGAAGGTCATAAAGACCATGCCCGGGGGCACCCGGCGGGTCACCGCCGCCCGCACCGTGACCTGCCCCCGGCGGGTGCGCACGACCATACGCCCGCCGTCGGCCACGCCGTAGCGGGCGGCGTCGTCGGGATGGACCTCGGCCAGCTCCTCGGGGGCGACCCCGGCCAGCCCGAAACAGCGCCGCGTCATCGTCGCGGTGTGGTAGTGGGCAACCACCCGGCCGGTGGTCAGGATCAGGGGATAGTCGGCATCGGGCGGCTCGGCCTGGGGCCGGGCGGCCAGCGGCACAAATTTCCCCAGGCCCCGGGCGCATTGGCCGACATGAAGGATCGGCGTGCCGGGATGGTCCTCGTCCGGGCAGGGCCATTGCAGGCCGCCGTGCTCCAGGCGGGCGTAGGTCATGCCGGCGTAGCTCGGGGTCAACCGGCGCATCTCGTCAAAAACGGCCTCGGCCGTGGGATAACGTTCGGGCCGGCCCAGGCGGGCCAGCAGGTCGGCCAGGATGACCCAGTCCGGCCGGCTCCCGCCAACCGGGTCGATGGCCCGGCGCACCCGCTGCACCCGGCGTTCGGTGCTGGCAAAGGTCCCGTCCTTTTCGGCAAAGCTGGCCCCGGGCAGGACCACATGAGCCAGGGCGGCCGTCTCGGTCAGAAAAATGTCCTGGACCACCAGAAATTCGGCCGCCTTGAGGCAATGCTCCACATGGCCGATGTCCGGGTCGCTGCGCATGGGGTTTTCCCCAAAGACATACAGGCCCCGCACGGTGCCGTGGTGCGCCCCGTCAAGCATCTTCGGGAGGTTCAGTCCAGGCGTCCCCGGCAGGGTGACGCCCCAGGCCGCCTCAAAGGTCTGGCGCACGGCGTCGTCGGCCACGCCGCGATAGCCGGTCAGGACATTGGGCA
The nucleotide sequence above comes from Desulfovibrio sp. TomC. Encoded proteins:
- a CDS encoding radical SAM/SPASM domain-containing protein — encoded protein: MSAPLVLDHLLIEASSRSRAEVGYTIRAGHKRRWLDHDLPAAVFEKMLREIVAVTEIRFHGWGDSLANPDILTMLTLAKHRGARTVLVTDGSRLDDEQATALVRDDIDAVVFPLAGLTEDTNFRRRGTSLYAVLAAIDRLATVKAVHQSSLPEIRVRYTLTSSGLDTELAALPRFLADIGATAASIRPLSYATGPETEYDTLVPTDQDAFDAVAARLRATAKAANELGIRLDSRLVHGGQTRFRCPDKPSASLFIAADGAVSPCALRNVPIADPAGYRFHGHTVPFPRDVRGNLHNTPLAAIWNDPDYREFRYCHDTDTPPGGCAGCWRSFWVDVE
- a CDS encoding type II toxin-antitoxin system PemK/MazF family toxin, whose product is MAQPTPSGGRACHVARTAGFAVPLSGTGTQTTGVVRCDQPQAIDLSARRARKLESVPVGVMDEVLARLATLMG
- a CDS encoding ArsR/SmtB family transcription factor translates to MLINDDATPLPWFKALADETRLRLVRVLSRHELSVGEITSVLDMGQSRVSRHLSILVGCGLLVSRREGAWTFYSATTVGREASFLGCLAPFLETAGPDSDLTAVDAVLRERRLETRRFFNDIASDWATLRREVLGDVDPAALVREVMPAGVGAAADLGCGPGDLLPVLAERAGAVIGVDSSPSMLALAERRSLGLPVSVRMGELEHLPMADGEADFAVICLTLHHLPDPATALTEARRVLAPTGRLVVIDFTPHEDEAMRRRFGDRWLGFSREKLVEWLDRAGFTLDSWSTHPVNKGLVAARAVAAPRQHPLKGDPHER
- the ahcY gene encoding adenosylhomocysteinase — its product is MSVKALDLTLPYLVADMAQADWGRKEMQLSENEMPGLMSVIKKYGASKPLAGLRVTGSLHMTIQTAMLIKCLHALGADLRWASCNIYSTQDHAAAAIAADGLAAVYAWKGETLEDYWWCTEMALTWPDGSGPDLIVDDGGDATLFIHHGVKCAKDAKVLNAPADNKEMGIIMDRIKAVVAADAGRFDRMAKKIRGVSEETTTGVHRLYQMMQAGELLFPAINVNDSVTKSKFDNLYGCRESLADGIKRATDVMVAGKVVVVAGYGDVGKGCAHSMKGFGARVLVTEIDPICALQAAMEGYEVTTMDDACSQGDIFVTCTGCCDVITGAHMEKMREGAIVCNIGHFDSEIAVAYLENTPTCKKDQIKPLVDKWTMASGNSILMLAEGRLVNLGCATGHPSFVMSNSFTNQALAQIELATKKYAVGVYTLPKLLDEEVARLHLERLGARLETLTPAQAAYLHMDAAGPYKPDHYRY
- a CDS encoding GGDEF domain-containing protein, whose protein sequence is MLPLDFRTAIILYFFTNLCIAAMLVVAFSNGQARGTRLWIAGMVIQLASAPLFVLRGVIADSLSIILGNLLFTLAWSCYLASLDRFFGNRRQPWLYAAPLVLAAAIFGVFLHDARTRTVLANGLYAAQCLALAAVILAQWGRFRRRFITTFALGYALATGACLLRALAILQNTDPTPDPFGPGPAQTASLLLSVPSLVACTLGFVLLHRERMEVEIRRLAEIDHLTGLTNRRGFEAGFAKALAQAAGSHSWTSLALIDLDRFKAINDRLGHAAGDVVLVELGRILTREMGPDDLLARIGGDEFCVVMPRTPPEQAAALAERLRRAVAGHDWPAYGLPQPLTATIGLSSRRGSRQDSGADFLRLADMALLAAKDEARNTIRQADAPATCPAQAQAQA
- the tsaA gene encoding tRNA (N6-threonylcarbamoyladenosine(37)-N6)-methyltransferase TrmO, coding for MSGQEALQGRAVNQAPEDIAYRAIGILHSPHTDIAGMPIQPVGALGILGHVDVHADFAAGLHDLQGFSHVFLLYHLHRVKGFDLMVKPFLDNDRHGIFATRSPSRPNPIGLSVLELAGVCGNTVHVRNVDILDGTPVLDIKPYVPRFDVWQAERTGWFAHKAQNADTLRSDDRFR